A single genomic interval of Xiphophorus couchianus chromosome 2, X_couchianus-1.0, whole genome shotgun sequence harbors:
- the LOC114152567 gene encoding mucin-5B-like, whose amino-acid sequence MRGVRLLLEWALPWLILSLGLSAVSSVQVQKVGEMAVIKEVRGSHINQFCSTWGNFLYKTFDGAFFHLPSTCNYIFTSQCKGSYESFNIQLQRQEVDGEVSITRILMKLNGIVVEFANTSVMVMNKPVSIPFSEGGISIEETMSYIKVEAKLGLTFMWNQMDSVWVELDAKFKNQTCGLCGDFNEIKLSDEFVQSEVSISPEEYAMNWKVDSPTETCKVVSSQANNNCSDGNKRCKKLLSGPEFKSCRKLIDSESFMKACVEDFCYCNSNSSSCLCSTVSEYARQCAHAGGQPKQWKTKQLCEKTCPFNMEYKECGSPCIDTCKYRQKSQLCDEHCIDGCFCPAGTILDDISESGCVPVEQCPCFHEGETYNTGESIIMPCKNCTCSKGEWSCIDANCPAVCSIRGGSHFSTYDYKTYNFHGKCSYILSKIEDNAFTVLGDFDKCERSEKSTCLSAVTLLYQNHTIIEVKDKNEVSYNQRVFELPFFLDDIKIFRPSTFFTIIHTNFGLDLEIQVVPIMQLYIRADVSLKSKVMGLCGDFNDNSADDFKTTSGLPERTPEAFANTWRTKLNCPDVKNDLADPCTLSIDKNTYAKTWCSLLTDTTGIFSHCHSKIDPEEYYATCLYDTCACENSEECMCATLSSYVHACAAEGVSLKGWRTDVCNKYTTCPSTFVYNYKMTHCGRTCRSLSQSDVTCKVKVTPVDGCGCAKGSFLNEKGVCVSASECSCYAGNKVIQPREKADVQGQTCTCHAGKLSCKGEPVAETCTSPMVFFDCSNSKAHLKEKGSECQRSCVTMDSECVSSQCVSGCVCPDGLLSNGKGGCVKEEDCPCPHDGKYYNPEEKIKVDCNTCTCKNRKWECTENDCGATCTIYGEGHYTTFDKKKFVFKGDCGYIFSQDYCGDDVNGTFRVRTENIPCIESGSICSTSIKLYLGRKEIVLSDESVKVISQSNGIDIPFKVHTMGIYVVIEANNGLLLIWNKKTTIMIKLSSTFKGKVCGLCGNYDGAIKNDFTTRSNAVVVNPTEFGNSWKLSSSCSDVNTTLNPCALYSNRRAWAEKHCSIIKSEVFSACHGKVEPEQYYEACVADTCACNTGGDCECFCSAVGAYAEACNEAGACVKWRTPTICPLFCDYYNPDGECEWHYAPCGKPCMKTCRNPSGKCYNKLPPLEGCYPSCPWEQPYFDEVSMKCVSEKECGCYDEDGNHYKDGESIPASENCHKCSCSSTQPRCIYDVNACTCVYMNNTYKYDTTVYETHDGDGTCISVVCGPNGTIIGKMVPCIHTPTAPFTFTTTASTTEQPVTTTKPVPTVTTQAVTSILTFSTTRVSTSSKTTMVSLSSLNPSSTTSTVTESPTTEIVSTTIPYIKTTSTEKPTTTNIITQKSTTPYTATTIKFTKVSTTPYTETPTTTIETEKSTVTTAQIESTTTNPETSTTTPSDCYICKWSNWINNDYPGHNRDGDYETLEKISDPDLSVCRKPLEIQCRANFFKDVPLEDLNQNVTCSPTDGLICRNKDQTPPKCYDYEIRVKCCTYICGTSTTTIHTGKTTPTIETEKSTPIITSKPTTPHIETTTTGTQTSETTNIITETVSTTTIHAKTTTPTIETEKSTVTTAQIESTTTNPEISTTAPSDCYICKWSNWINNDYPGHNRDGDYETLEKISDPDLSVCTKPLEIQCRANFFKDVPLEDLNQNVTCSPTDGLICRNKDQTPPKCYDYEIRVKCCTYICGTSTTTIHTGKTTPTIETEKSTPIITSKPTTPHTETTTTGTQTSETTNIITETVSTTTIHAKTTTPTIETEKSTVTTAQIESTTTNPEISTTAPSDCYICKWSNWINNDYPGHNRDGDYETLEKISDPDLSVCRKPLEIQCRANFFKDVPLEDLNQNVTCSPTDGLICRNKDQTPPKCYDYEIRVKCCTYICGTSTTTIHTGKTTPTIETEKSTPIITSKPTTPHIETTTTGTQTSETTNIITGTVSTTTINVETTTPTIETEKSTPIITSKPTTPHTETTTTGTQTSETTNII is encoded by the exons ATGAGAGGAGTCAGGCTCCTTTTAGAATGGGCGCTACCATGGCTCATTCTAAGTCTTGGACTATCTGCAGTCTCCTCTG taCAAGTTCAAAAAGTGGGAGAAATGGCAGTGATTAAAG aagtgagAGGTTCCCACATCAACCAGTTCTGCAGCACATGGGGGAACTTCCTTTACAAGACTTTTGATGGGGCTTTCTTCCACCTTCCCTCCACCTGTAACTACATCTTTACATCCCAGTGTAAGGGCAGCTATGAGAGTTTCAATATTCAGCTCCAGCGACAGGAAGTGGACGGGGAAGTCTCCATCACCAGAATTCTGATGAAACTGAATGGGATTGTGGTGGAGTTTGCCAACACTTCGGTTATGGTCATGAATAAACC TGTCTCCATACCATTCAGTGAGGGTGGCATTTCAATTGAGGAAACCATGTCCTATATTAAAGTTGAGGCTAAGTTGGGACTGACATTCATGTGGAATCAAATGGACTCTGTCTGG GTGGAGCTGGATGCCAAATTCAAGAATCAAACTTGCGGCCTGTGTGGAGACTTCAATGAAATCAAGCTTTCTGATGAGTTTGTCCAGTCAG AGGTTTCCATAAGTCCTGAAGAATATGCGATGAACTGGAAAGTTGATAGTCCCACTGAAACTTGCAAAGTGGTTTCTTCCCAGGCTAACAACAATTGTTCAGATGgg AACAAACGCTGCAAGAAGTTGCTGTCAGGACCTGAATTTAAAAGCTGTCGCAAACTAATTGACTCTGAGTCCTTCATGAAAGCCTGTGTGGAAGACTTCTGTTActgcaacagcaacagcagttCATGCTTATGTTCGACTGTGTCTGAGTACGCCCGACAGTGCGCCCATGCAGGTGGACAGCCAAAGCAGTGGAAGACAAAACAATTGTGTG AAAAAACATGCCCTTTCAACATGGAGTATAAGGAGTGTGGTAGTCCCTGCATTGATACCTGCAAATACCGGCAGAAAAGTCAGCTGTGTGATGAGCACTGCATCGACGGATGCTTCTGTCCTGCTG GTACAATCCTTGATGATATCTCAGAAAGTGGATGTGTTCCTGTTGAGCAGTGCCCGTGTTTCCACGAAGGCGAGACGTATAATACTGGGGAATCAATCATAATGCCCTGTAAAAactg cACCTGTTCAAAGGGTGAGTGGAGCTGTATAGATGCAAACTGTCCTGCTGTCTGTTCCATCAGAGGAGGCTCTCACTTCTCCACCTATGATTATAAGACATACAATTTCCATGGAAAATGTTCCTATATTTTGTCCAAG ATTGAAGACAATGCTTTTACTGTGCTTGGTGATTTCGACAAATGTGAAAGGTCTGAAAAATCAACTTGTCTGTCTGCCGTCACACTTCTGTATCAAAATCACACG ATAATTGAagttaaagacaaaaatgaagtCTCATATAACCAACGGGTCTTTGAACTTCCTTTTTTCCTGG ATGACATTAAAATCTTCCGTCCTTCTACATTCTTTACCATAATCCACACAAACTTTGGGCTTGATCTCGAGATTCAGGTCGTACCAATTATGCAGCTCTACATCAGAGCCGATGTCTCATTGAAGAGTAAAGTTATGG GTCTTTGTGGAGATTTCAATGATAACTCAGCAGATGACTTCAAAACTACAAGTGGACTTCCTGAAAGAACACCAGAGGCATTTGCCAACACATGGCGAACCAAATTAAATTGTCCAGATGTGAAAAATGACCTTGCAGACCCCTGCACTTTAAGCATTGACAAGA acACATATGCAAAAACCTGGTGCTCCCTCCTGACAGACACAACAGGGATTTTTTCACATTGCCATTCTAAAATAGACCCAGAAGAGTACTATGCT ACTTGCCTTTATGACACTTGTGCCTGTGAAAACAGCGAGGAGTGCATGTGTGCCACCTTGTCCTCATATGTCCATGCATGTGCTGCTGAAGGTGTATCCCTGAAAGGCTGGAGAACAGATGTTTGCA ACAAATACACAACATGCCCTTCGACATTTGTGTACAATTACAAAATGACACACTGCGGTCGAACTTGCCGCTCTCTGAGTCAGTCGGACGTGACTTGCAAGGTTAAGGTTACCCCCGTTGACGGCTGTGGTTGTGCTAAAGGATCTTTTCTAAATGAGAAAGGAGTTTGTGTGTCAGCTTCAGAGTGCTCCTGTTATGCAGGAAACAAAGTGATACAACCTAGGGAGAAGGCCGATGTCCAAGGACAAACATG CACCTGCCACGCTGGAAAATTAAGTTGTAAAGGAGAGCCAGTAGCTGAGA CATGCACCAGTCCCATGGTTTTCTTCGATTGCTCCAACTCCAAAGCACACTTAAAGGAAAAGGGGTCAGAGTGCCAGAGGAGCTGCGTCACAATGGACTCTGAATGT GTGAGTTCACAGTGCGTCTCAGGGTGTGTGTGTCCTGATGGCCTGCTATCAAATGGGAAAGGAGGGTGTGTAAAGGAGGAAGACTGTCCTTGCCCCCATGATGGAAAATACTATAACCCAGAAGAAAAAATCAAAGTGGACTGTAATACATG CACatgcaaaaacaggaaatgggaATGCACAGAAAATGACTGTGGTGCGACCTGCACCATATATGGAGAGGGGCATTATACTacttttgataaaaagaaatttgtcttTAAGGGGGATTGTGGCTACATCTTCTCTCAG GATTATTGTGGAGACGATGTGAATGGTACCTTCAGGGTCCGGACCGAAAACATCCCATGTATTGAAAGTGGAAGCATTTGCTCCACCAGTATTAAACTCTACTTGGGG aGGAAAGAAATTGTTCTGTCAGACGAAAGTGTCAAAGTTATCAGTCAAAGCAACGGGATTGACATACCTTTTAAAGTCCACACTATGGGTATATATGTCGTCATTGAGGCAAATAATGGCCTTCTTCTAATCTGgaataagaaaacaacaatcatGATCAAACTCAGCTCCACATTCAAG GGCAAAGTTTGTGGCCTGTGTGGAAATTATGATGGGGCTATCAAGAATGATTTCACTACCAGAAGCAACGCAGTTGTAGTTAATCCAACAGAGTTTGGAAACAGTTGGAAACTGTCATCCTCCTGCTCAGATGTAAACACCACACTGAACCCGTGTGCTCTGTACTCTAACAGACGTGCATGGGCAGAGAAACACTGCAGCATTATCAAAAGTGAAGTGTTTTCTGCCTGCCATGGCAAG GTGGAGCCAGAACAGTACTATGAGGCTTGTGTGGCAGATACGTGTGCCTGCAACACGGGAGGAGATTGTGAGTGTTTCTGCTCAGCTGTAGGAGCATATGCAGAAGCATGTAATGAGGCTGGAGCCTGCGTGAAGTGGAGAACCCCCACCATATGCC CTCTGTTCTGTGACTATTACAACCCTGATGGAGAGTGTGAGTGGCACTACGCTCCATGTGGAAAACCATGCATGAAGACATGTAGGAATCCTTCAGGGAAATGTTACAATAAACTTCCACCACTGGAAG GGTGTTATCCATCATGCCCGTGGGAGCAGCCTTATTTTGATGAAGTTAGCATGAAGTGTGTGTCTGAGAAAGAGTGCGGCTGCTATGATGAAGACGGAAACCATTATAAAGATGGAGAGTCAATACCTGCAAGTGAAAATTGTCACAAGTG TTCTTGCTCTTCAACACAGCCGAGATGTATTTATGATGTGAATG CTTGTACCTGTGTCTACATGAATAACACCTACAAATATGACACTACAGTCTATGAAACACATGATGGAGATGGAACCTGCATCTCTGTTGTTTGTGGACCAAATGGAACCATTATAGGAAAAATGGTACCATGTATACATACACCAACAGCACCTTTTACATTTACTACGACTG CAAGTACTACAGAGCAGCCTGTAACTACAACTAAACCTGTTCCTACAGTCACAACTCAGGCAGTAACatcaattctgactttttcaaCTACAAGAGTTTCCACAAGTTCTAAAACTACAATGGTGTCTTTGTCATCGTTAAATCCATCTTCAACAACGTCTACAGTCACTGAAAGCCCCACAACTGAAATAGTATCAACCACAATACCTTACATAAAAACAACTAGCACTGAAAAACCCACAACTACAAacataattacacaaaaatctACTACACCTTATACAGCAACCACaatcaaatttacaaaagtCTCCACAACACCTTACACAGAGACTCCTACTACAACAATAGAGACTGAAAAATCCACAGTCACAACAGCTCAAATTGAAAGTACTACTACCAATCCCGAAACATCTACTACAACACCCAGTGACTGCTATATTTGCAAATGGTCAAATTGGATTAACAATGACTATCCTGGACACAATAGAGATGGAGATTATGAAACATTAGAAAAGATTTCTGATCCAGATTTGAGTGTTTGTAGAAAACCACTAGAAATTCAGTGTCGAgccaatttttttaaagatgtgccTTTAGaagatttaaatcaaaatgtaaccTGCAGCCCTACAGATGGACTAATCTGTCGTAATAAGGATCAGACACCTCCAAAATGTTATGATTATGAAATTCGGGTAAAATGTTGCACTTACATATGTGGGACTAGCACAACAACAATTCATACAGGAAAAACTACCCCAACAATAGAGACTGAAAAATCCACACcaataattacatcaaaaccTACAACACCTCATATAGAAACTACAACTACTGGcactcaaacatctgaaactacaaacataattacagaaacagtctccacaacaacaattcatgCAAAAACAACTACCCCAACAATAGAGACTGAAAAATCCACAGTCACAACAGCTCAAATTGAAAGTACTACTACCAATCCCGAAATATCTACTACAGCACCCAGTGACTGCTATATTTGCAAATGGTCAAATTGGATTAACAATGACTATCCTGGACACAATAGAGATGGAGATTATGAAACATTAGAAAAGATTTCTGATCCAGATTTGAGTGTTTGTACAAAACCACTAGAAATTCAGTGTCGAgccaatttttttaaagatgtgccTTTAGaagatttaaatcaaaatgtaaccTGCAGCCCTACAGATGGACTAATCTGTCGTAATAAGGATCAGACACCTCCAAAATGTTATGATTATGAAATTCGGGTAAAATGTTGCACTTACATATGTGGGACTAGCACAACAACAATTCATACAGGAAAAACTACCCCAACAATAGAGACTGAAAAATCCACACCAATAATTACTTCAAAACCTACAACTCCTCATACAGAAACTACAACTACTGGcactcaaacatctgaaactacaaacataattacagaaacagtctccacaacaacaattcatgCAAAAACAACTACCCCAACAATAGAGACTGAAAAATCCACAGTCACAACAGCTCAAATTGAAAGTACTACTACCAATCCCGAAATATCTACTACAGCACCCAGTGACTGCTATATTTGCAAATGGTCAAATTGGATTAACAATGACTATCCTGGACACAATAGAGATGGAGATTATGAAACATTAGAAAAGATTTCTGATCCAGATTTGAGTGTTTGTAGAAAACCACTAGAAATTCAGTGTCGAgccaatttttttaaagatgtgccTTTAGaagatttaaatcaaaatgtaaccTGCAGCCCTACAGATGGACTAATCTGTCGTAATAAGGATCAGACACCTCCAAAATGTTATGATTATGAAATTCGGGTAAAATGTTGCACTTACATATGTGGGACTAGCACAACAACAATTCATACAGGAAAAACTACCCCAACAATAGAGACTGAAAAATCCACACcaataattacatcaaaaccTACAACACCTCATATAGAAACTACAACTACTGGcactcaaacatctgaaactacaaacataattacagGAACAGTCTCCACAACAACAATTAATGTAGAAACAACTACCCCAACAATAGAGACTGAAAAATCCACACcaataattacatcaaaaccTACAACTCCTCATACAGAAACTACAACTACTGGcactcaaacatctgaaactacaaacataatt